Proteins encoded by one window of Fischerella sp. PCC 9605:
- a CDS encoding ABC transporter permease, which produces MGRDLLASRELAWRLMIRDISAKYRQSFLGIFWAIIPPILMAVGFTLAQGGGVVNIGATDLPYPAYVMFSMTLWQTFVEALNGPPQAVTAAKMMLSRIKFPREALIIAKLGEVFFNFGIKLILIVGLFIWYKIPVTWSVFLAPVALIHLVLLGTFFGLLLAPLGALYQDFSMGLTLITGFWLFLTPVVYPIPNNGIFSTIVNLNPVTPLLVTTRELATTGVISDPQGFWVVSLIAIVGLLLAWIIYRLAMPYVVERMSS; this is translated from the coding sequence ATGGGACGAGACTTGTTAGCATCACGAGAATTAGCTTGGCGGCTCATGATTCGAGATATTAGTGCTAAATACCGTCAGTCATTTTTAGGTATTTTCTGGGCAATTATACCTCCGATACTCATGGCAGTTGGCTTTACCCTTGCTCAAGGAGGTGGAGTTGTCAATATCGGTGCTACGGACTTGCCCTATCCTGCTTACGTCATGTTCAGCATGACGTTGTGGCAAACCTTTGTCGAAGCACTGAATGGGCCACCTCAAGCGGTAACAGCGGCCAAGATGATGCTCTCTAGAATTAAGTTCCCTAGAGAAGCGCTGATTATAGCCAAATTAGGTGAAGTTTTTTTCAATTTTGGCATCAAGTTAATTCTGATTGTGGGCTTGTTCATCTGGTATAAAATCCCAGTAACTTGGAGCGTGTTTTTAGCGCCAGTTGCATTAATTCATTTAGTATTGCTAGGAACTTTTTTTGGTTTGCTGTTAGCGCCACTAGGTGCTCTCTATCAAGATTTTTCAATGGGGCTAACCTTAATAACTGGATTTTGGCTATTTCTGACACCAGTAGTTTACCCAATTCCCAATAATGGAATATTTAGCACCATTGTCAACCTAAATCCCGTTACACCTTTGCTAGTAACAACGCGGGAATTAGCAACAACAGGTGTTATCTCCGATCCCCAAGGATTTTGGGTAGTCAGTCTAATTGCAATTGTGGGATTACTTTTAGCTTGGATTATCTATCGCCTAGCAATGCCTTATGTAGTTGAGAGAATGAGTTCTTAA
- a CDS encoding ABC transporter ATP-binding protein, with protein MININEQEISAKPYKNDREIVLSVNGVSKKFCRNLKRSLLYGIQDITSEVLGLREKSDKLRPKEFWALNNVSFQLRRGEALGLVGKNGSGKSTLLRIIAGLIKPDTGFVEVNGRVAPLIALGAGFNPILTGRENIYANMSILGLSKKEIDERFDEVVEFAEIGDAIDAPVQSYSSGMAARLGFASAIHTEPDILLIDEVLSVGDARFRAKCSYKLSKLREKGTSFILVAHNSSAILAICESAVYLSQGQVVTKGLADIVVKKYEEDLFLRGVDVSETGILFLPEKTEQESLGVDITYLCFKNEDGKVLEAPQTGNQVYFCVGCKVRQNFKNLALGIEIRDLAREGEMVLLIESQDERQSLYLKQGNNEIQVQMPYCGLRPSTYDMRIYIKKTAPHANLDIVNSFKISVKQPEEKIIVISNNLFYQPLLWHVVDDVQLLGTK; from the coding sequence ATGATTAACATCAACGAGCAAGAAATTTCAGCAAAGCCATACAAAAATGATCGTGAAATTGTTCTTTCAGTTAACGGGGTTTCTAAAAAGTTTTGTCGCAATTTAAAGCGATCGCTGCTCTATGGTATTCAGGATATTACTTCTGAGGTATTAGGACTTCGGGAAAAAAGTGATAAGTTACGACCCAAGGAATTTTGGGCACTAAATAATGTCAGTTTTCAATTACGCCGAGGAGAAGCACTTGGTTTAGTTGGTAAAAATGGTAGTGGAAAATCTACCCTACTGCGGATTATTGCAGGGTTGATTAAACCCGATACTGGTTTTGTAGAAGTTAATGGTCGGGTAGCACCTTTGATTGCTTTAGGTGCTGGATTTAATCCGATTTTGACTGGGCGAGAAAATATTTATGCCAATATGTCAATTTTAGGTTTGTCTAAGAAAGAAATTGATGAGCGATTTGATGAAGTTGTAGAGTTTGCAGAGATTGGAGATGCGATTGATGCACCAGTACAGAGTTATAGTTCTGGGATGGCTGCAAGGTTAGGATTTGCAAGCGCAATTCATACTGAACCAGATATTCTCCTTATTGATGAAGTGCTGTCAGTAGGTGATGCTAGGTTTAGAGCAAAGTGTTCGTATAAACTATCTAAGCTTCGCGAAAAAGGAACGTCTTTTATATTAGTTGCTCACAATTCATCCGCCATCCTTGCCATATGCGAATCTGCTGTTTACCTTTCTCAAGGCCAGGTGGTGACAAAAGGATTGGCAGATATAGTAGTCAAAAAATATGAGGAAGATCTATTTTTAAGAGGTGTTGATGTATCAGAAACTGGAATTCTATTTTTGCCAGAAAAAACAGAACAAGAGAGTTTAGGTGTAGATATTACCTATCTCTGTTTCAAAAATGAAGATGGGAAAGTCTTAGAAGCACCTCAAACTGGTAATCAAGTTTATTTCTGTGTAGGCTGCAAGGTTCGCCAAAACTTTAAAAATCTCGCTTTGGGTATTGAAATTAGAGATTTGGCTAGGGAAGGAGAGATGGTATTGCTAATAGAGAGTCAAGACGAAAGACAGTCTCTATATCTGAAGCAAGGTAATAATGAAATACAGGTTCAAATGCCATATTGTGGTTTACGTCCTAGTACTTATGATATGCGAATTTACATCAAAAAAACGGCTCCACACGCTAATCTTGATATCGTCAACTCTTTTAAAATTAGTGTAAAACAACCGGAAGAAAAAATTATTGTTATTAGCAATAACCTCTTTTACCAACCACTACTTTGGCATGTGGTTGATGACGTTCAATTACTAGGGACTAAGTGA
- a CDS encoding glycosyltransferase family 2 protein encodes MQISVIIPVYNAEKYVRQAVESALSQPEVAEVILIEDASSDKSFNVCQELANEYPRVKLFRHKDQKNHGASASRNLGIQKANFDYIAFLDADDFYLPRRFKLASKKLNKCSEIDGVYEAVGIYFQDKESQEKWAFIGRSSRKLTTVNIIIEPDFLFETLLKKQEVGWFHADGLVVRKTIFERTGYFDENLEFSEDIVMWLKMAAVGKLIPGSLDIPVAMRRVHSHNHVTRFHKKLLYYSNLPRWETLFIWGYKNRLEPIKLALLFSQYADSITNQTLETKANLLPRNLYKLYKAITMITLIIKYPRIIQSLRHLWGFKKIIFMNKSMNLLRS; translated from the coding sequence ATGCAAATATCAGTTATTATTCCTGTATATAATGCGGAAAAATATGTTCGGCAAGCTGTAGAATCTGCATTATCTCAACCCGAAGTTGCAGAGGTCATTTTAATAGAAGATGCTTCTTCAGATAAATCTTTCAACGTATGCCAAGAATTAGCTAATGAATATCCTAGAGTTAAATTATTTCGTCATAAAGATCAAAAAAATCATGGTGCAAGTGCGAGTAGAAATTTAGGAATACAGAAAGCTAATTTTGATTATATAGCATTTTTGGATGCTGATGACTTTTACTTGCCAAGGCGTTTTAAACTAGCAAGCAAAAAATTAAATAAATGTTCTGAAATAGACGGAGTTTATGAAGCAGTTGGAATATATTTTCAAGATAAGGAAAGTCAGGAAAAATGGGCTTTCATTGGTCGTAGTAGCAGGAAACTAACCACTGTTAATATCATTATAGAACCCGATTTTTTATTTGAAACTTTACTGAAAAAACAAGAAGTTGGTTGGTTTCATGCTGATGGACTAGTGGTTCGGAAAACAATTTTTGAGCGAACAGGTTACTTCGATGAGAATCTTGAATTTAGTGAAGATATTGTCATGTGGCTAAAAATGGCTGCGGTGGGTAAATTGATCCCTGGAAGTTTAGACATACCAGTGGCCATGAGGAGAGTACATAGCCATAATCACGTGACAAGATTTCATAAAAAATTACTCTACTACAGTAATTTACCCCGATGGGAAACTTTGTTTATATGGGGCTATAAGAACAGGTTAGAGCCAATCAAATTAGCTTTGCTTTTTAGTCAGTATGCTGACAGTATTACAAATCAAACTTTAGAAACAAAAGCAAATTTACTACCCAGAAATTTATATAAATTATATAAAGCTATTACCATGATTACCTTAATAATTAAATATCCGAGAATAATTCAATCATTACGTCATCTTTGGGGTTTTAAAAAAATAATTTTTATGAATAAATCGATGAATTTATTACGCAGTTAA
- a CDS encoding glycosyltransferase: MNELLEEPLVSAIVPTYNRADLISYTLDSAIKQSYKNLEIIVIDDGSVDNTEEVVKAIGDPRIRYIRHPSNRGGSAARNTGIEGARGKYIAFLDSDDLWAPEKIELQLALIQKHPHPDKVVSYTQRVVSFTRITNYTQLAINSESLQAVPEKGKGEAEAIAEYLFCSDGEIQTSTLMMHRSLGLATRFNPGLKKHQDWDFCFRLEANGAIFTFIKKPLVIWNADSRKDRVSQISDYRISESWIREYQTSISHRATTGFMLKQVLPLLLKSEKKLYAEKVILDALRHRLISLDNFIKLTLWTWGIRNIRKKLKLLLKNKLKVS; this comes from the coding sequence ATGAATGAATTACTTGAAGAACCACTGGTTAGTGCGATCGTACCAACTTATAATCGCGCAGATTTAATCAGCTACACTTTAGACAGTGCCATTAAGCAATCCTACAAAAATTTAGAGATTATTGTTATTGATGATGGCTCTGTAGATAATACCGAAGAAGTTGTAAAAGCGATTGGCGATCCCAGAATTCGTTATATTCGCCACCCAAGCAATCGTGGAGGCTCGGCTGCTCGCAATACTGGTATTGAAGGTGCTAGAGGAAAATATATTGCATTTCTAGATTCAGATGACCTCTGGGCACCTGAAAAGATAGAATTACAACTGGCTTTAATTCAGAAACATCCTCATCCTGATAAAGTAGTTTCCTATACTCAAAGGGTCGTTAGTTTTACAAGGATAACTAACTATACTCAACTTGCAATCAACAGCGAAAGCTTACAGGCAGTTCCAGAAAAGGGTAAAGGTGAAGCAGAAGCGATCGCGGAATATTTGTTTTGCAGTGATGGGGAAATTCAGACAAGCACTCTGATGATGCACCGATCGCTTGGCCTAGCGACTCGTTTTAATCCAGGCCTTAAAAAGCACCAAGACTGGGATTTTTGTTTCAGGCTTGAAGCTAATGGAGCAATTTTTACCTTCATCAAAAAACCTCTAGTAATTTGGAATGCCGATTCACGTAAAGATCGAGTATCACAAATATCTGATTACCGAATCTCAGAAAGCTGGATTCGTGAGTATCAGACCTCTATCTCCCATAGAGCAACCACAGGTTTTATGTTAAAACAGGTACTTCCTTTATTATTGAAAAGTGAAAAAAAATTATACGCTGAAAAAGTTATATTAGATGCGTTAAGGCATAGATTAATCTCTCTGGATAATTTTATAAAACTTACATTGTGGACTTGGGGTATTAGGAATATCCGAAAAAAATTAAAACTGTTATTAAAAAATAAATTGAAAGTAAGTTAA
- a CDS encoding glycosyltransferase family 4 protein, giving the protein MKKIAFVSTNNTTVWAGSEELWSQTAIKMANQGFTISVNVKGWQEKPKNIQKLEHLNCQVSYRWYGYNSKLLGRIAIKVFKNKLFSAWLNKVAPDLVVISQGANYEDQGWMDACLRMNIPYAVIIHAAGENFWPSDEIVAKIAKLYLSAEKCFFVSQRNLELTVKQLAVEFHNAKVVRNPYNVSYDVPLSWPKDESVLKLACVGRLAPDAKGQDILFDVLRSEKWKSRPVEVTLFGNGYQRNTLKRLKHLWRLDNIKFGGFVDNVEAIWADRHALILPSRYEGLPLAIVEAMLCGRFCIVTDVAGNTEVVKDNINGFVAKAPIAECLDDAMERAWQRRDSWHEIGKQAYESVRRIIPPDPIDRFVEEIKLLLK; this is encoded by the coding sequence ATGAAAAAGATTGCTTTTGTTTCTACTAATAATACAACAGTCTGGGCTGGCAGCGAGGAACTATGGTCACAAACTGCTATCAAGATGGCTAATCAGGGTTTTACTATTAGTGTAAACGTTAAAGGTTGGCAAGAAAAACCAAAAAACATTCAAAAACTTGAACACTTAAATTGCCAAGTTTCTTATAGATGGTACGGGTATAATAGTAAACTTTTGGGAAGGATAGCTATTAAAGTATTTAAAAATAAATTATTCTCGGCATGGTTAAATAAAGTTGCTCCTGATTTAGTCGTAATTTCTCAAGGAGCTAATTATGAAGATCAAGGTTGGATGGATGCATGTTTGAGAATGAATATTCCCTATGCTGTTATTATTCATGCGGCAGGAGAAAATTTTTGGCCATCTGATGAAATAGTTGCAAAAATAGCAAAGCTTTATTTAAGTGCTGAAAAATGTTTCTTTGTATCTCAGAGAAATTTGGAACTGACAGTAAAGCAGTTAGCAGTAGAATTTCATAATGCCAAGGTTGTTAGAAATCCATACAATGTATCCTATGATGTGCCTCTATCATGGCCTAAAGATGAAAGTGTACTGAAATTAGCGTGTGTAGGTCGTTTAGCTCCAGATGCAAAAGGGCAAGATATACTTTTCGATGTTCTTCGCTCTGAAAAGTGGAAAAGTAGACCAGTTGAAGTTACTCTTTTTGGAAATGGTTATCAGCGCAATACTTTAAAACGATTAAAACATTTATGGAGATTAGATAATATAAAGTTTGGTGGTTTTGTAGATAATGTTGAAGCTATTTGGGCTGATCGTCATGCCCTAATTTTGCCTTCTAGATATGAAGGATTGCCATTGGCAATTGTAGAAGCAATGCTTTGTGGTAGGTTCTGCATTGTTACTGATGTTGCAGGAAATACAGAAGTAGTTAAGGATAATATCAATGGTTTTGTAGCAAAAGCGCCTATTGCTGAGTGTTTAGATGATGCAATGGAGAGAGCTTGGCAAAGAAGAGACTCATGGCACGAAATTGGTAAACAGGCATATGAGAGCGTAAGAAGAATTATTCCACCTGACCCTATAGATAGATTTGTAGAAGAAATCAAATTATTACTCAAGTAA
- a CDS encoding glycosyltransferase: MNLISRIRFPRTPETSSLYLVCNEGAFLNLSKEQTEVYFNKHGVLSLNTYFNSFYESFYAKYTELKSLYYLLSLEGDFQISLYREHSEKESRELISTSRFEKCLLSEPIKLLLPNTWRSKDAGRAYLEISCLSNQGLFTRGFIATEQPKIQEVFLGIISCTFRKEDYIKNTISTILKDDFLHNINFKIFIVDNGKTLKESDFADPKVQLIPNRNVGGSGGFTRGLLQGLEEDKYTHFLFMDDDIELDSEAIYRLFSLYEYAKQDFAVAGSMLDSYKKHILYEAGAIYNKSIDDEGNIKQDKFTGYPLKHNLDLQTTTTLNSLLLEDNIDYGGFWFFAFSKEIVEKIGLPLPLFIKIDDMEFGLRINKHFENGIVAFPSIAVWHEPFYAKRPIWDFYYYIRNHLIANSIHSSLEYVKTVKIFTNCILYYLFIFDYNSAQMVVKGFEDYMQGPNFITSNTPEILHAKIFESSRSYKNQTILTDSVSSSEISQITRADKVQKLVSLLTLNGHLLPQFLIADETAVIRFSVKEKERDTLCKGLAKKRILYVIEENPNSYQYELDQKAGLNILLTWFNSAIRSYLRWSSVSAEWKKAFKDLTSMQFWQKYLEPQK, encoded by the coding sequence ATGAACTTAATCAGCAGAATTCGATTTCCTCGTACACCCGAAACCTCTAGTTTATATCTAGTATGCAATGAAGGTGCATTTTTAAATTTATCTAAAGAACAAACAGAGGTTTACTTTAATAAGCATGGTGTTTTATCTCTAAACACTTATTTTAATTCCTTTTATGAGAGTTTTTACGCCAAATATACAGAACTTAAATCTTTATATTACTTGTTAAGCCTTGAAGGTGATTTTCAAATCTCTCTTTACAGAGAACATTCTGAAAAAGAAAGTAGAGAATTAATTTCTACCTCAAGATTTGAAAAATGTTTGCTCTCAGAACCTATTAAATTATTACTACCAAATACTTGGCGGAGTAAAGATGCAGGCAGAGCTTACCTGGAAATAAGCTGCTTGAGTAATCAAGGTTTATTTACAAGAGGATTTATTGCTACCGAACAACCTAAAATTCAGGAAGTCTTTTTAGGAATTATTAGCTGTACTTTTAGAAAAGAAGATTATATTAAAAATACAATAAGCACTATTTTAAAAGATGATTTTTTGCACAATATTAATTTTAAAATTTTTATTGTAGATAATGGTAAAACTCTTAAAGAATCTGATTTCGCCGACCCAAAAGTTCAACTAATTCCTAATAGAAATGTTGGTGGTTCTGGAGGTTTTACTAGGGGATTATTACAAGGGCTTGAGGAAGATAAATACACTCATTTCTTGTTTATGGATGATGATATAGAGTTAGACAGTGAAGCTATTTACAGGCTTTTTTCGTTATATGAGTATGCGAAGCAGGATTTTGCTGTAGCTGGTAGCATGCTGGATTCATACAAAAAACACATTTTGTATGAAGCAGGAGCAATATACAACAAATCCATCGACGATGAAGGAAACATCAAGCAGGATAAATTCACAGGCTATCCTCTAAAGCACAATCTTGATTTACAAACCACTACCACACTTAACTCACTTTTGTTAGAAGACAATATAGATTATGGGGGATTTTGGTTTTTTGCCTTCTCTAAAGAAATTGTCGAAAAGATAGGATTACCACTACCCTTGTTTATCAAAATAGATGACATGGAATTTGGTTTAAGAATCAACAAACATTTTGAGAACGGAATAGTGGCTTTTCCGTCTATAGCTGTGTGGCACGAACCTTTTTATGCTAAAAGACCTATTTGGGATTTTTACTATTACATTCGCAATCACTTAATAGCCAATTCCATTCATAGTTCATTGGAATATGTGAAAACAGTTAAAATTTTCACAAATTGTATACTCTATTATTTATTCATCTTTGATTACAACTCCGCACAAATGGTAGTCAAAGGTTTTGAAGATTATATGCAAGGCCCTAATTTCATTACAAGCAATACTCCAGAGATACTGCATGCCAAGATTTTTGAATCCAGTAGAAGTTATAAAAACCAAACTATACTGACTGATTCCGTTTCAAGTAGTGAAATTTCTCAAATTACAAGAGCCGATAAAGTTCAAAAATTGGTTAGTTTGTTAACGCTTAATGGTCATTTACTCCCGCAATTTCTAATTGCTGATGAGACTGCGGTCATTCGATTTAGTGTTAAAGAAAAAGAACGTGACACCCTTTGTAAAGGGTTAGCTAAAAAAAGAATTCTTTATGTCATAGAGGAAAATCCTAACTCTTATCAGTACGAATTAGATCAAAAAGCAGGTCTTAATATTTTATTAACCTGGTTTAACTCTGCAATTAGAAGTTATTTGAGATGGTCAAGTGTCAGCGCAGAGTGGAAAAAAGCATTCAAAGATTTAACCTCTATGCAATTTTGGCAAAAGTATCTTGAACCTCAAAAATAA
- the glf gene encoding UDP-galactopyranose mutase, whose product MKVDWLIIGAGYSGCVLAERIATQLAQRVLIVERRDHIGGNAYDSYNEHGILVHKYGPHIFHTKSKKAWDYLSQFTEWRHYYHHVLGVVEGKKVPIPFNLNSLYALFPPRYAEKLENLLLEHFGFGVKVPILKLRESASGDLDFLANYIYENIFLHYTMKQWELKPEELDRGVTGRVPVYISRDNRYFQDRYQAMPKHGYTEMFRRMLAHPNIKVLLNADYREIINEINFNRIICTAPIDTFFDYMYGELPYRSLRFQFDTLDQEHYQEVGTVNYPNEYDITRITEQKYLSGQTLPKTTLVMEYPQAYVPGKNDPYYPIPREENRELLDLYLKEVEKLNGTVIFVGRLAEYKYYDMDQAMVRALGVFEKEIANSM is encoded by the coding sequence ATGAAAGTAGATTGGCTAATTATAGGGGCTGGATATTCAGGCTGCGTGCTAGCTGAACGGATTGCTACTCAATTGGCACAACGAGTACTGATTGTAGAACGGCGAGACCACATCGGCGGCAATGCTTACGATTCCTACAACGAGCATGGCATCTTAGTACACAAGTATGGCCCTCATATCTTCCACACCAAGTCTAAAAAAGCTTGGGATTATCTCTCTCAATTTACTGAATGGAGACACTACTATCATCATGTGCTGGGAGTAGTAGAAGGCAAGAAAGTGCCTATTCCTTTTAATCTAAATTCCCTCTATGCTCTTTTTCCTCCACGCTATGCAGAGAAGCTGGAGAATTTGCTTCTAGAACATTTCGGTTTTGGAGTTAAAGTCCCTATTCTCAAGTTGCGTGAAAGCGCCAGCGGAGATTTAGATTTTTTAGCCAACTACATTTATGAGAATATTTTCCTCCACTACACAATGAAGCAGTGGGAGTTAAAACCCGAAGAATTGGATCGTGGAGTAACAGGACGTGTTCCGGTTTATATCAGTCGGGATAACCGTTATTTTCAGGATAGATATCAGGCTATGCCAAAGCACGGTTACACCGAGATGTTTCGCCGAATGCTTGCTCACCCCAACATCAAGGTACTCCTGAACGCAGATTACCGGGAAATTATCAATGAAATTAATTTTAACCGGATCATCTGTACCGCACCAATTGATACCTTCTTTGATTACATGTATGGCGAGTTGCCTTATCGTAGTCTGCGCTTTCAGTTTGACACTTTGGATCAAGAGCATTATCAAGAGGTTGGTACGGTCAACTACCCCAACGAATACGACATCACCCGCATTACTGAACAAAAATATTTGTCGGGGCAAACATTACCCAAAACGACTTTGGTGATGGAATATCCTCAAGCTTACGTACCAGGAAAAAACGACCCCTATTACCCCATCCCCCGTGAGGAGAACCGCGAACTGCTAGACCTTTACCTCAAAGAGGTAGAGAAACTGAATGGTACGGTAATATTTGTGGGACGGCTTGCTGAATATAAGTACTACGACATGGATCAGGCTATGGTTCGGGCGCTTGGTGTGTTCGAGAAAGAGATAGCTAATTCGATGTAG
- a CDS encoding class I SAM-dependent methyltransferase, protein MSSSPLYLDPIVIPLVTGETVLDVGCGLGRWGNLIQANYWEAGLEKPPLVDGIDAFQGNVEFCSQQQGYRHVWHQVMPSSLSGQWDTVLACEIIEHIEQAKVEEFLNTLESAAKKRVIISTPNYPCFREGSDTVVGFNDFEAHLSYVPRSYFRDRGYKIVGAGLRKWTKYPGLLIEKLIAPWKPGFESISRFIPIFADSIVAYKDV, encoded by the coding sequence ATGAGTTCTTCTCCACTTTATCTAGATCCAATAGTTATCCCCTTAGTTACAGGAGAAACAGTGCTAGATGTTGGGTGTGGTTTGGGACGATGGGGGAATTTAATTCAAGCTAATTATTGGGAAGCCGGATTAGAAAAACCTCCATTAGTTGATGGTATTGATGCGTTTCAAGGCAATGTAGAATTTTGTTCTCAACAGCAAGGTTATCGTCATGTTTGGCATCAGGTTATGCCATCATCTTTATCAGGTCAATGGGATACAGTTTTAGCGTGTGAAATAATTGAACACATTGAACAAGCAAAAGTTGAAGAGTTTTTAAATACTTTGGAAAGTGCTGCTAAAAAAAGAGTCATAATTTCAACGCCTAATTATCCTTGCTTTAGAGAAGGTTCAGATACTGTAGTCGGGTTTAATGATTTTGAAGCTCACTTGAGTTATGTACCGCGCAGTTATTTTCGCGATCGCGGATATAAAATCGTGGGTGCTGGTTTGCGGAAATGGACGAAGTATCCCGGTCTATTAATAGAAAAACTTATTGCTCCTTGGAAGCCTGGTTTTGAATCAATTTCAAGATTCATCCCAATTTTTGCAGACTCAATTGTTGCTTATAAAGATGTGTAA
- a CDS encoding ABC1 kinase family protein, translating into MSLQTLTQNNRRYDPKAIARYYRYRPWLAWGRALKIIWSFAVFILSLKWDEWQNQVEQNKLKRAAELRQLLTRLGPTFIKVGQALSTRPDLVRKDFLDELVKLQDQLPPFDNAIAYQIIETELGRPVKEIYSELSPTPVAAASLGQVYQGRLLSGEEVAVKVQRPNLRPVITLDLYLMRWAASWLSPWLPLNLGHDLSLIVDEFGTKLFEEIDYLNEGRNAEKFATNFRNDPHVKVPAIYWRYTSTRVLTLEWLNGYKLTDTKRIKEAGLDPEAIIEIGVTSGLQQLLEHGFFHADPHPGNLFAMPDGRMGYIDFGMMDQLDETTKETLVDAIVHLVNKDYSDLAEDYVKLGFLTSDTDICPIVPALERLLGDAISRNVGDFNFKTITDQFSELMYEYPFRVPAKFALIIRSLVTQEGIALSLNPNFKIVEVAYPYVARRLLTGESPQLRRRLLNVLFKDGKFQWQRLENLIAIARTDESFDVLPTAKLGLQYLLSDEGKYLRRQLVLALTEDDRLHTEEVQRLWNLVKDDLQPNRLLNVAIGVLTDLSKEGVAAILPSVTALTTFGSQQ; encoded by the coding sequence GTGAGCTTGCAGACCCTTACACAAAATAATCGACGCTACGATCCAAAGGCGATCGCTCGTTACTACCGCTATCGTCCTTGGTTGGCTTGGGGGCGGGCGCTGAAAATTATTTGGTCTTTTGCCGTATTTATATTAAGCCTCAAGTGGGATGAGTGGCAAAATCAAGTAGAGCAAAACAAGTTGAAACGAGCTGCCGAACTGCGGCAATTGCTCACGCGCCTAGGGCCTACTTTTATTAAAGTTGGTCAAGCCCTATCAACGCGACCAGATTTGGTACGCAAAGATTTTTTGGATGAATTAGTAAAACTGCAAGACCAATTACCGCCGTTTGATAATGCGATCGCCTACCAAATTATCGAAACTGAACTAGGTCGCCCAGTCAAGGAAATATATAGTGAGTTGTCACCCACTCCCGTTGCTGCTGCTAGCTTAGGTCAAGTCTACCAGGGTCGTTTGCTAAGTGGTGAAGAAGTGGCGGTGAAAGTGCAACGACCCAACTTACGTCCAGTTATCACCCTTGACCTTTATTTAATGCGGTGGGCTGCGAGTTGGTTAAGCCCTTGGTTGCCTCTCAATCTTGGTCATGACCTAAGTTTGATAGTGGACGAGTTTGGTACTAAATTATTTGAAGAAATAGATTATCTTAACGAAGGTCGCAACGCTGAAAAATTTGCAACCAACTTCCGCAACGACCCCCATGTTAAAGTCCCAGCTATTTACTGGCGTTATACCTCAACCCGGGTTTTAACCCTAGAGTGGCTGAATGGATATAAGCTTACCGATACTAAAAGAATCAAGGAAGCAGGTTTAGACCCGGAAGCTATCATCGAAATCGGCGTTACCTCCGGTTTGCAACAGTTATTAGAACATGGTTTCTTTCATGCTGATCCCCACCCCGGTAATTTGTTTGCTATGCCGGATGGTCGAATGGGTTACATTGATTTCGGCATGATGGATCAGTTGGATGAAACTACTAAAGAAACCCTGGTTGATGCAATAGTGCATCTGGTCAACAAAGACTACAGCGACTTAGCCGAAGATTATGTGAAGCTGGGTTTCTTGACATCAGACACAGATATTTGCCCGATTGTACCAGCATTAGAAAGGCTGTTGGGTGATGCCATTAGCAGGAACGTGGGAGATTTTAATTTCAAAACCATTACAGATCAATTCTCGGAGCTGATGTATGAGTATCCATTCCGAGTTCCTGCCAAATTTGCTTTAATTATTCGGTCTTTGGTGACACAGGAAGGTATCGCCCTCAGCCTCAACCCCAACTTCAAAATTGTGGAAGTGGCCTATCCCTATGTAGCAAGGCGTCTGTTGACAGGCGAATCTCCGCAATTGCGCCGACGCTTGTTAAATGTGTTGTTCAAAGATGGCAAATTCCAGTGGCAGCGGTTAGAGAATTTGATAGCGATCGCGCGCACGGATGAAAGCTTTGATGTCTTGCCTACAGCTAAATTAGGATTGCAATATTTACTGTCTGATGAAGGCAAGTATCTGCGTCGACAATTGGTATTAGCCCTCACCGAAGATGACCGTTTGCATACCGAAGAAGTCCAACGTTTGTGGAACTTAGTTAAAGATGATTTACAACCAAATCGCTTGTTAAATGTAGCGATTGGAGTTTTAACAGATTTATCTAAAGAGGGGGTTGCGGCAATATTACCCTCAGTTACAGCTTTGACAACTTTTGGTAGTCAGCAGTAA